In Planococcus sp. MB-3u-03, the DNA window GAAGTGCCGCAATGAGCAGATCCGGATTGCGGTCGACTTCACGGCCAATAATCGCTTTTTGCTGGTTGCCCCCGGACAACGCCCGCGCCGGTTCGTGCGGCCCTTGCGTCCGGACATCGAAATCTTTGATGATTTGCTGGGCTTTTTCCGTAATCTTGTTGTAGTCCATGATTCCCGACTTCGAGATCGGTGCCATATAATAAGTTTGCAATGCAATATTGTGGCCGATCGGGAAATCGAGCACCAAACCGTGCTTATGGCGGTCTTGTGGAATATGGCCGACGCCGAACTCTGTCACTTTTCTTGGCTTCATGCCGGTGACGTCCTTGCCGTGGATCAGCACTTTGCCGCTTTTGACTTTGCGCAGCCCGGTGATCGCTTCGATCAATTCCGATTGGCCGTTGCCATCGATTCCCGCAATTCCGACAATTTCGCCTTTGCGAACGTTGAGATTCAAGTTCTTGACTTTGGCGATGCCGCGGTAATCTTCGACGACAAGGTCTTGGACGGTCAGGGTTTCTTCTGTCGGGTGTGCCGGCCCTTTTTCGGTTTTGAATGTCACTTGACGGCCGACCATCAAAGCAGCCAATTCGTTCGGGTTCGTTTCCGCTGTTGTGACGGTGCCGATCCCCTGGCCTTTGCGAATGACGGTTACGCGGTCAGACACGTCCATGATCTCTTTCAATTTATGGGTGATGAGGATGATCGATTTGCCTTCAGCGATCAACCGCTTCATGATCTGGATCAATTCCGTGATTTCCTGCGGAGTAAGCGAAGCTGTTGGCTCATCGAATATGAGGATTTCCGCTCCGCGATAAAGAGTTTTCAAAATTTCTACGCGCTGCTGCATGCCGACTGAGATGTCTTCGATGATGGCATATGGATCGACATTCAAGCCATATTGCTCCGATAATTTCGCCACTTTTTGTGCGGCATCTTTTTTATTCGTCACGCCCATCTTTGTCGGCTCGCTGCCGAGAATGATGTTTTCGGTGACACTGAAATTCTCGACCAGCATAAAGTGTTGATGCACCATGCCGATTCCGAGATCGTTCGCTACGTTCGGGTTGGAAATGTCCACTTTCTTCCCTCTGACGCGGATTTCCCCGCCTTCTGGTTGATACAATCCAAACAAGACGTTCATCAAAGTGGATTTTCCTGCCCCGTTCTCACCGAGCAGTGCATGAATTTCCCCTTTTTCAAGCTGCAGGGTGATATTGTCGTTGGCGACAAAGTTCCCGAACTCTTTGCGGATATTCAGCATTTCAATAACATATTCCACGGTTCTCACTCCCTCGGAGACTGGTTAGTTCTTTTTTTAAATGAATTAATACATGAAAGGCTTCTTTTGTCAGAAACCTTTCATCTATTAATCTTTCGAAAAATAGACGAAAAAAAAATCATAAAGACCGGATACCCGGTCTTTATGATGACCGTATTTGACTACAGCTTATTCAGAGACTGTTTCAGGAACTTCGATTTCTCCTGAAATAACTTTCTCTTTGTATTCTTCAATCTGGCTCATGACATCTTCTGGAATCGCGCCGCGTGAATCCGCAAGAGCTACCCCTTCATCAGACAAGCCGTAAGTGATAGTTTCCCCGCCTGGGAATTCACCGTTCATTGCTTGTTCTGAGATGTCGATAACTGCATTGTCAACGCGTTTCAATACAGAAGTCAAAGTAACGTTCGCATCGCCAGTTTGGCCCTCTTCGTATTGGTCAGCATCAACGCCGATAACCCATACGTTTTCGTCAGGATTGGCTTCTTTGCGTTCTTTGGCTTCAGTGAATACGCCGTTACCAGTTCCGCCTGCTGCGTGGAAAATAATATCAGCTCCAGCGCTGTACATACGGTTTGCTGTCGTTTTACCCAATTCCGCTTTATCAAAAGCACCTGTGTATTGAACATCGACTTCGATTGAATCATCAACAGCTTTTACGCCTTCAAGGAATCCAGCTTCAAAGCGCTCGATAACCGGGATTTCCATACCGCCGACAAAACCGATTTTGTCGGTTTCAGTCATCAATGCTGCAGCAACACCTGCAAGGAATGCGCCTTCTTGCTCTTTAAACATGACGCTTGCCACGTTTGGAGCATCCACTACTGCATCGATGATAGCGATTTGTGCATCCGGCTGCTGCTCAGCGATTTCCTTAACAGCACCTTCCATCAGGAAGCCGATACCGAAGACGACGTCAAAATCACGGCGGATCAAGTTGTTCAAGTTGGTGTTGTAATCAGCGTCGGAAGCGGACTGGAGGTAATCAAACCCGCCATCGCCTTTTTCAAGGCCATTGTCTTCACCGAATTTTTGGATGCCTTCCCAAGCTGATTGGTTGAAGGATTTATCATCCACACCGCCGACATCTGTAACCATTGCTACAGAGAAATCACTT includes these proteins:
- a CDS encoding ABC transporter ATP-binding protein, which translates into the protein MEYVIEMLNIRKEFGNFVANDNITLQLEKGEIHALLGENGAGKSTLMNVLFGLYQPEGGEIRVRGKKVDISNPNVANDLGIGMVHQHFMLVENFSVTENIILGSEPTKMGVTNKKDAAQKVAKLSEQYGLNVDPYAIIEDISVGMQQRVEILKTLYRGAEILIFDEPTASLTPQEITELIQIMKRLIAEGKSIILITHKLKEIMDVSDRVTVIRKGQGIGTVTTAETNPNELAALMVGRQVTFKTEKGPAHPTEETLTVQDLVVEDYRGIAKVKNLNLNVRKGEIVGIAGIDGNGQSELIEAITGLRKVKSGKVLIHGKDVTGMKPRKVTEFGVGHIPQDRHKHGLVLDFPIGHNIALQTYYMAPISKSGIMDYNKITEKAQQIIKDFDVRTQGPHEPARALSGGNQQKAIIGREVDRNPDLLIAALPTRGLDVGAIEFIHSRLIEQRDNGKAVLLISFELDEVMNVSDRIAVIHDGEIVDVVIPEETTEQELGLLMAGHADKDKKGGKHRVE
- a CDS encoding BMP family lipoprotein, with translation MIKRKFGVGFSLMLAAGVLAACGSEEDTSNGGDSAEGGEGTEEASDFSVAMVTDVGGVDDKSFNQSAWEGIQKFGEDNGLEKGDGGFDYLQSASDADYNTNLNNLIRRDFDVVFGIGFLMEGAVKEIAEQQPDAQIAIIDAVVDAPNVASVMFKEQEGAFLAGVAAALMTETDKIGFVGGMEIPVIERFEAGFLEGVKAVDDSIEVDVQYTGAFDKAELGKTTANRMYSAGADIIFHAAGGTGNGVFTEAKERKEANPDENVWVIGVDADQYEEGQTGDANVTLTSVLKRVDNAVIDISEQAMNGEFPGGETITYGLSDEGVALADSRGAIPEDVMSQIEEYKEKVISGEIEVPETVSE